A region of the Pseudomonas asiatica genome:
GCCGTCCACGACCAACCCGCGCCTTACACCGCAGAAGAACTGGAAGAATACCCTGCCGCCTGCGAAGAGCAGCACCAGGCCGACCAGGCCGTGGCCGAGGCGGTGCGCGAGTTGCAGCAAGCCGGCTTCGCCAGCCGGGGCTGCATGGTGGCCGGGCAGCCGGTCGAGGCGATCGTGGCCAAGGCGCAGGAACTGAATTGTGAACTGATCATCATGGGCCACCGCCACCTGTCGCGGCTGGGGCGGATGCTGGACCCGTCGATCAGCGCGAAGGTGATTGATCGAGTGAAGGTGCCAGTGTTGGTAGGGGCAGCGAGCTAACTGCACCGCTCCCACAGGATTTGCGCCAGCCCCAAGAGCAGCGCATCACTTGTGGGAGCGGGCAAGCCCGCGAAGAGGCCAGTAGCTGCACTACCTCACCCCGGATCATCCCTCGCTCGGCTTCACCACCACCGTACAAGTCGTCCCCGCCGCCAGCAAAAACCCGTCCGGCACTTCATCGATATGAATGCGCACCGGCACCCGCTGCGCCAGCCGCACCCAGTTGAAAGTCGGGTTCACATCGGCGATCAACTCGCGGCTCTGTGGGTTGTCGCGGTCGTAGATGCCGCGGGCGATGCTCTCCACATGGCCCTTGATGCGCTCGCCGCTCATCATCTGCAGCTCGGCCTGGTCACCCACCTTCACGTGCGGCAGCTTGGTCTCCTCGAAGAACCCGTATACCCAGAACGAGTTCTCGTCGACCACCGCCATCACCGCTTCACCGGTACGTGCATAGTCACCCTTGTGGATATTCAGGTTGGTCACGTAGCCGTCCACCGTGGCCACGATATGCGTGCGCTTGAGGTTCAGTTCGGCGGCGGCCAGTTCGGCAAGGGCCTGCTGGTAGTCCGCCTGGGCGGAGTTGGCGATGTTGCTGGCGTCGTCGCGGTTTTCCTTGGAGATCACCAGGTTGTCCATGTCGGCACGGCGCTTGGCGTTGACCTTGCGCATCTCCCAGGTGGCCTTGCGCGAAGCGACCAGCGCCTTGGCCTGGTCGACCGCCAGTTGGTAGTGCTCGGGGTCGATCTGGATCAGCAGGTCGCCCTTCTTCACCCGCTGGTTGTCCTTGACCGGCACGTCCACCACATAGCCAGGCACGTCGGCAGCGACGTTGATGATGTCGGCACGCACACGGCCGTCGCGGGTCCATGGCGTGGTCATGTAGTGCAGCCACAACTGGCGACCGATCACCACGGCAGCGGCAAGCACCAACAGGGTGGCGATCAGGCTGAAGAACTTTTTCATCGAAGGATTCTCACCAGTAGAGCGACAGCGCCAAAGCGCCGAACAGGCAGACGAACAGGCTCAGGCGCAGCAGCGCCGGGTGCCAGAAGAAGCGGTAGCCATCATGGCTGGCAATGAACCGGTCCAGGCCCCAGGCCAGGCCCAGGGCGAACAGGAACATCAAGGTCATGGTGGGCATGTACACGCCATGGAAAGCGATTTCACGGGGCATGGTTTCACGGAGCATCGTGCAGTCCTTTCGCCGGTGCCAACGGCGACTGTGGGTCGAGCAGGGAAGAACGGATGAAGTGCAGGTAGCTTTGCGCGCGGCGCAGCACCGAGGTGTCGAAGTGGCGGGCGAAGGGCTCGTCGGTGGCCTGCACGCGGGCGATGGCATGGTCCACCGCCACCAGCGCGCGTTCGTGGTTGCTGGCGCTGGGCTGCAGGAACAGCCGGGCCAGGGCACGGCCCATCAC
Encoded here:
- a CDS encoding universal stress protein, with translation MPSPVLIAIDASPASTALLTLARRYCRPGDHELHVLLAIDSTFAVHDQPAPYTAEELEEYPAACEEQHQADQAVAEAVRELQQAGFASRGCMVAGQPVEAIVAKAQELNCELIIMGHRHLSRLGRMLDPSISAKVIDRVKVPVLVGAAS
- a CDS encoding efflux RND transporter periplasmic adaptor subunit, which produces MKKFFSLIATLLVLAAAVVIGRQLWLHYMTTPWTRDGRVRADIINVAADVPGYVVDVPVKDNQRVKKGDLLIQIDPEHYQLAVDQAKALVASRKATWEMRKVNAKRRADMDNLVISKENRDDASNIANSAQADYQQALAELAAAELNLKRTHIVATVDGYVTNLNIHKGDYARTGEAVMAVVDENSFWVYGFFEETKLPHVKVGDQAELQMMSGERIKGHVESIARGIYDRDNPQSRELIADVNPTFNWVRLAQRVPVRIHIDEVPDGFLLAAGTTCTVVVKPSEG
- a CDS encoding DUF1656 domain-containing protein: MPREIAFHGVYMPTMTLMFLFALGLAWGLDRFIASHDGYRFFWHPALLRLSLFVCLFGALALSLYW